The proteins below are encoded in one region of Danio rerio strain Tuebingen ecotype United States chromosome 14, GRCz12tu, whole genome shotgun sequence:
- the il12ba gene encoding interleukin 12Ba precursor isoform X3, which yields MNLQSSSLIVQSRSSGRLPVSLLFQSRCVPDKCSITPAGPFRMERFQHLGSIQTSESFWKLKPNVLVVDVDVKGVNRVEVPVICGEAYEGHNITWTKNKDKHLEAQGNRITVTVEGWKGANYSCFDNEGSYLNHTLVLAQWSFRKIIRNTPEKGYIHCATNNYGGFFQCSWSWGENRHGHITHIEAIRPDGGSNISCSLDPGGKSITCLDQDYCPYAEELERINLTVYFRSSFVVESYNAKFYIMNIVKPDMVAISRINHTCVEVGYPDSWNTPSSYFPLIFQVKEIRCRKRKKCDCSQLSSIETYRTQSLQLPVSKGKMVCVRAKDEFCNSSWSEWSQYKCKKNRKQRKPKLKML from the exons ATGAACTTGCAGAGTTCATCATTAAT TGTGCAGAGCAGGTCAAGTGGGAGGCTTCCTGTTTCACTTCTCTTTCAATCACGATGTGTCCCTGATAAATGCAGCATCACCCCAGCAGGACCATTCAGGATGGAAAGGTTTCAACATTTAG GATCCATCCAAACATCTGAGAGCTTCTGGAAACTCAAACCAAATG TGCTTGTGGTGGATGTTGATGTAAAAGGTGTAAATAGGGTAGAAGTGCCAGTGATCTGTGGAGAAGCGTATGAAGGGCATAATATCACATGGACCAAAAACAAAGATAAACATCTGGAGGCTCAGGGAAACAGGATTACGGTGACGGTGGAGGGGTGGAAAGGGGCCAATTACTCCTGTTTCGACAATGAGGGCTCCTACCTGAACCACACACTGGTTCTGGCCCAGTGGAGCTTTAGGAAGATCATCAGAAACACTCCTGAGAAAG GTTACATCCACTGTGCAACAAATAATTATGGAGGATTTTTCCAATGTTCATGGTCGTGGGGTGAGAACAGACATGGCCATATTACTCACATTGAAGCTATACG GCCTGATGGTGGAAGCAACATCAGCTGCAGTCTGGATCCCGGAGGAAAGAGTATCACCTGCTTAGACCAAGACTACTGTCCATATGCAGAGGAGCTGGAGCGCATCAACCTCACTGTTTACTTCAGAAGCAGTTTTGTTGTAGAATCATACAATGCAAAGTTCTACATCATGAATATTG tgaAACCGGACATGGTGGCTATTAGCAGGATCAATCATACATGCGTAGAAGTGGGATACCCAGACTCCTGGAACACACCATCATCTTACTTCCCTCTCATCTTCCAAGTGAAAGAGATTCGCTGTAGGAAACGCAAAAAATGTGACTGCTCCCAACTGAGCTCAATAGAG ACTTACCGCACACAAAGTCTCCAGCTGCCTGTTTCAAAAGGTAAAATGGTGTGTGTGAGAGCGAAGGATGAATTCTGTAATTCTTCTTGGAGCGAGTGGAGCCAGTACAA atgcaaGAAAAACCGGAAGCAGAGGAAACCAAAGTTAAAGATGCTATAA
- the il12ba gene encoding interleukin 12Ba precursor isoform X1, translating to MLSVISTAPYQSAPLHKHSMSKMFLLRLRTLFCLYSLAVGSIQTSESFWKLKPNVLVVDVDVKGVNRVEVPVICGEAYEGHNITWTKNKDKHLEAQGNRITVTVEGWKGANYSCFDNEGSYLNHTLVLAQWSFRKIIRNTPEKGYIHCATNNYGGFFQCSWSWGENRHGHITHIEAIRPDGGSNISCSLDPGGKSITCLDQDYCPYAEELERINLTVYFRSSFVVESYNAKFYIMNIVKPDMVAISRINHTCVEVGYPDSWNTPSSYFPLIFQVKEIRCRKRKKCDCSQLSSIETYRTQSLQLPVSKGKMVCVRAKDEFCNSSWSEWSQYKCKKNRKQRKPKSHARLIKREITVTAQCGAQGSAIPSISTDFQDHSKITTLMN from the exons ATGTTTCTTCTTAGGTTAAGAACGTTGTTTTGTCTTTATTCGTTGGCTGTAGGATCCATCCAAACATCTGAGAGCTTCTGGAAACTCAAACCAAATG TGCTTGTGGTGGATGTTGATGTAAAAGGTGTAAATAGGGTAGAAGTGCCAGTGATCTGTGGAGAAGCGTATGAAGGGCATAATATCACATGGACCAAAAACAAAGATAAACATCTGGAGGCTCAGGGAAACAGGATTACGGTGACGGTGGAGGGGTGGAAAGGGGCCAATTACTCCTGTTTCGACAATGAGGGCTCCTACCTGAACCACACACTGGTTCTGGCCCAGTGGAGCTTTAGGAAGATCATCAGAAACACTCCTGAGAAAG GTTACATCCACTGTGCAACAAATAATTATGGAGGATTTTTCCAATGTTCATGGTCGTGGGGTGAGAACAGACATGGCCATATTACTCACATTGAAGCTATACG GCCTGATGGTGGAAGCAACATCAGCTGCAGTCTGGATCCCGGAGGAAAGAGTATCACCTGCTTAGACCAAGACTACTGTCCATATGCAGAGGAGCTGGAGCGCATCAACCTCACTGTTTACTTCAGAAGCAGTTTTGTTGTAGAATCATACAATGCAAAGTTCTACATCATGAATATTG tgaAACCGGACATGGTGGCTATTAGCAGGATCAATCATACATGCGTAGAAGTGGGATACCCAGACTCCTGGAACACACCATCATCTTACTTCCCTCTCATCTTCCAAGTGAAAGAGATTCGCTGTAGGAAACGCAAAAAATGTGACTGCTCCCAACTGAGCTCAATAGAG ACTTACCGCACACAAAGTCTCCAGCTGCCTGTTTCAAAAGGTAAAATGGTGTGTGTGAGAGCGAAGGATGAATTCTGTAATTCTTCTTGGAGCGAGTGGAGCCAGTACAA atgcaaGAAAAACCGGAAGCAGAGGAAACCAAA ATCACACGCAAGACTGATCAAGAGAGAAATTACTGTCACAGCTCAATGTGGAGCACAAGGAAGTGCTATTCCCTCCATTTCAACAGATTTCCAGGATCACAGCAAAATAACCACTTTAATGAATTGA
- the il12ba gene encoding interleukin 12Ba precursor (The RefSeq protein has 4 substitutions compared to this genomic sequence): MFLLRLRTLLCLYSLAVGSIQTSESFWKLKPNVLVVDVDVKGVNRVEVPVICGEAYEGHNITWTKNKDKHLEAQGNRITVTVEGWKGANYSCFDNEGSYLNHTLVLAQWSFRKIIRNTPEKGYIHCATNNYGGLFQCSWSWGENRHGHITHIEAIRPDGGSNISCSLDPEGKSITCLDQDYCPYAEELERINLTVYFRSSFVVESYNAKFYIMNIVKPDMVAISRINHTCVEVGYPDSWNTPSSYFPLIFQVKEIRCRKRKKCDCSQLSSIETYHTQSLQLPVSKGKMVCVRAKDEFCNSSWSEWSQYKCKKNRKQRKPKLKML, translated from the exons ATGTTTCTTCTTAGGTTAAGAACGTTGTTTTGTCTTTATTCGTTGGCTGTAGGATCCATCCAAACATCTGAGAGCTTCTGGAAACTCAAACCAAATG TGCTTGTGGTGGATGTTGATGTAAAAGGTGTAAATAGGGTAGAAGTGCCAGTGATCTGTGGAGAAGCGTATGAAGGGCATAATATCACATGGACCAAAAACAAAGATAAACATCTGGAGGCTCAGGGAAACAGGATTACGGTGACGGTGGAGGGGTGGAAAGGGGCCAATTACTCCTGTTTCGACAATGAGGGCTCCTACCTGAACCACACACTGGTTCTGGCCCAGTGGAGCTTTAGGAAGATCATCAGAAACACTCCTGAGAAAG GTTACATCCACTGTGCAACAAATAATTATGGAGGATTTTTCCAATGTTCATGGTCGTGGGGTGAGAACAGACATGGCCATATTACTCACATTGAAGCTATACG GCCTGATGGTGGAAGCAACATCAGCTGCAGTCTGGATCCCGGAGGAAAGAGTATCACCTGCTTAGACCAAGACTACTGTCCATATGCAGAGGAGCTGGAGCGCATCAACCTCACTGTTTACTTCAGAAGCAGTTTTGTTGTAGAATCATACAATGCAAAGTTCTACATCATGAATATTG tgaAACCGGACATGGTGGCTATTAGCAGGATCAATCATACATGCGTAGAAGTGGGATACCCAGACTCCTGGAACACACCATCATCTTACTTCCCTCTCATCTTCCAAGTGAAAGAGATTCGCTGTAGGAAACGCAAAAAATGTGACTGCTCCCAACTGAGCTCAATAGAG ACTTACCGCACACAAAGTCTCCAGCTGCCTGTTTCAAAAGGTAAAATGGTGTGTGTGAGAGCGAAGGATGAATTCTGTAATTCTTCTTGGAGCGAGTGGAGCCAGTACAA atgcaaGAAAAACCGGAAGCAGAGGAAACCAAAGTTAAAGATGCTATAA
- the il12ba gene encoding interleukin 12Ba precursor isoform X2: MFLLRLRTLFCLYSLAVGSIQTSESFWKLKPNVLVVDVDVKGVNRVEVPVICGEAYEGHNITWTKNKDKHLEAQGNRITVTVEGWKGANYSCFDNEGSYLNHTLVLAQWSFRKIIRNTPEKGYIHCATNNYGGFFQCSWSWGENRHGHITHIEAIRPDGGSNISCSLDPGGKSITCLDQDYCPYAEELERINLTVYFRSSFVVESYNAKFYIMNIVKPDMVAISRINHTCVEVGYPDSWNTPSSYFPLIFQVKEIRCRKRKKCDCSQLSSIETYRTQSLQLPVSKGKMVCVRAKDEFCNSSWSEWSQYKCKKNRKQRKPKSHARLIKREITVTAQCGAQGSAIPSISTDFQDHSKITTLMN; encoded by the exons ATGTTTCTTCTTAGGTTAAGAACGTTGTTTTGTCTTTATTCGTTGGCTGTAGGATCCATCCAAACATCTGAGAGCTTCTGGAAACTCAAACCAAATG TGCTTGTGGTGGATGTTGATGTAAAAGGTGTAAATAGGGTAGAAGTGCCAGTGATCTGTGGAGAAGCGTATGAAGGGCATAATATCACATGGACCAAAAACAAAGATAAACATCTGGAGGCTCAGGGAAACAGGATTACGGTGACGGTGGAGGGGTGGAAAGGGGCCAATTACTCCTGTTTCGACAATGAGGGCTCCTACCTGAACCACACACTGGTTCTGGCCCAGTGGAGCTTTAGGAAGATCATCAGAAACACTCCTGAGAAAG GTTACATCCACTGTGCAACAAATAATTATGGAGGATTTTTCCAATGTTCATGGTCGTGGGGTGAGAACAGACATGGCCATATTACTCACATTGAAGCTATACG GCCTGATGGTGGAAGCAACATCAGCTGCAGTCTGGATCCCGGAGGAAAGAGTATCACCTGCTTAGACCAAGACTACTGTCCATATGCAGAGGAGCTGGAGCGCATCAACCTCACTGTTTACTTCAGAAGCAGTTTTGTTGTAGAATCATACAATGCAAAGTTCTACATCATGAATATTG tgaAACCGGACATGGTGGCTATTAGCAGGATCAATCATACATGCGTAGAAGTGGGATACCCAGACTCCTGGAACACACCATCATCTTACTTCCCTCTCATCTTCCAAGTGAAAGAGATTCGCTGTAGGAAACGCAAAAAATGTGACTGCTCCCAACTGAGCTCAATAGAG ACTTACCGCACACAAAGTCTCCAGCTGCCTGTTTCAAAAGGTAAAATGGTGTGTGTGAGAGCGAAGGATGAATTCTGTAATTCTTCTTGGAGCGAGTGGAGCCAGTACAA atgcaaGAAAAACCGGAAGCAGAGGAAACCAAA ATCACACGCAAGACTGATCAAGAGAGAAATTACTGTCACAGCTCAATGTGGAGCACAAGGAAGTGCTATTCCCTCCATTTCAACAGATTTCCAGGATCACAGCAAAATAACCACTTTAATGAATTGA
- the il12ba gene encoding interleukin 12Ba precursor isoform X4 translates to MLSVISTAPYQSAPLHKHSMSKMFLLRLRTLFCLYSLAVGSIQTSESFWKLKPNVLVVDVDVKGVNRVEVPVICGEAYEGHNITWTKNKDKHLEAQGNRITVTVEGWKGANYSCFDNEGSYLNHTLVLAQWSFRKIIRNTPEKGYIHCATNNYGGFFQCSWSWGENRHGHITHIEAIRPDGGSNISCSLDPGGKSITCLDQDYCPYAEELERINLTVYFRSSFVVESYNAKFYIMNIVKPDMVAISRINHTCVEVGYPDSWNTPSSYFPLIFQVKEIRCRKRKKCDCSQLSSIETYRTQSLQLPVSKGKMVCVRAKDEFCNSSWSEWSQYKCKKNRKQRKPKLKML, encoded by the exons ATGTTTCTTCTTAGGTTAAGAACGTTGTTTTGTCTTTATTCGTTGGCTGTAGGATCCATCCAAACATCTGAGAGCTTCTGGAAACTCAAACCAAATG TGCTTGTGGTGGATGTTGATGTAAAAGGTGTAAATAGGGTAGAAGTGCCAGTGATCTGTGGAGAAGCGTATGAAGGGCATAATATCACATGGACCAAAAACAAAGATAAACATCTGGAGGCTCAGGGAAACAGGATTACGGTGACGGTGGAGGGGTGGAAAGGGGCCAATTACTCCTGTTTCGACAATGAGGGCTCCTACCTGAACCACACACTGGTTCTGGCCCAGTGGAGCTTTAGGAAGATCATCAGAAACACTCCTGAGAAAG GTTACATCCACTGTGCAACAAATAATTATGGAGGATTTTTCCAATGTTCATGGTCGTGGGGTGAGAACAGACATGGCCATATTACTCACATTGAAGCTATACG GCCTGATGGTGGAAGCAACATCAGCTGCAGTCTGGATCCCGGAGGAAAGAGTATCACCTGCTTAGACCAAGACTACTGTCCATATGCAGAGGAGCTGGAGCGCATCAACCTCACTGTTTACTTCAGAAGCAGTTTTGTTGTAGAATCATACAATGCAAAGTTCTACATCATGAATATTG tgaAACCGGACATGGTGGCTATTAGCAGGATCAATCATACATGCGTAGAAGTGGGATACCCAGACTCCTGGAACACACCATCATCTTACTTCCCTCTCATCTTCCAAGTGAAAGAGATTCGCTGTAGGAAACGCAAAAAATGTGACTGCTCCCAACTGAGCTCAATAGAG ACTTACCGCACACAAAGTCTCCAGCTGCCTGTTTCAAAAGGTAAAATGGTGTGTGTGAGAGCGAAGGATGAATTCTGTAATTCTTCTTGGAGCGAGTGGAGCCAGTACAA atgcaaGAAAAACCGGAAGCAGAGGAAACCAAAGTTAAAGATGCTATAA
- the il12ba gene encoding interleukin 12Ba precursor isoform X5, with protein sequence MFLLRLRTLFCLYSLAVGSIQTSESFWKLKPNVLVVDVDVKGVNRVEVPVICGEAYEGHNITWTKNKDKHLEAQGNRITVTVEGWKGANYSCFDNEGSYLNHTLVLAQWSFRKIIRNTPEKGYIHCATNNYGGFFQCSWSWGENRHGHITHIEAIRPDGGSNISCSLDPGGKSITCLDQDYCPYAEELERINLTVYFRSSFVVESYNAKFYIMNIVKPDMVAISRINHTCVEVGYPDSWNTPSSYFPLIFQVKEIRCRKRKKCDCSQLSSIETYRTQSLQLPVSKGKMVCVRAKDEFCNSSWSEWSQYKCKKNRKQRKPKLKML encoded by the exons ATGTTTCTTCTTAGGTTAAGAACGTTGTTTTGTCTTTATTCGTTGGCTGTAGGATCCATCCAAACATCTGAGAGCTTCTGGAAACTCAAACCAAATG TGCTTGTGGTGGATGTTGATGTAAAAGGTGTAAATAGGGTAGAAGTGCCAGTGATCTGTGGAGAAGCGTATGAAGGGCATAATATCACATGGACCAAAAACAAAGATAAACATCTGGAGGCTCAGGGAAACAGGATTACGGTGACGGTGGAGGGGTGGAAAGGGGCCAATTACTCCTGTTTCGACAATGAGGGCTCCTACCTGAACCACACACTGGTTCTGGCCCAGTGGAGCTTTAGGAAGATCATCAGAAACACTCCTGAGAAAG GTTACATCCACTGTGCAACAAATAATTATGGAGGATTTTTCCAATGTTCATGGTCGTGGGGTGAGAACAGACATGGCCATATTACTCACATTGAAGCTATACG GCCTGATGGTGGAAGCAACATCAGCTGCAGTCTGGATCCCGGAGGAAAGAGTATCACCTGCTTAGACCAAGACTACTGTCCATATGCAGAGGAGCTGGAGCGCATCAACCTCACTGTTTACTTCAGAAGCAGTTTTGTTGTAGAATCATACAATGCAAAGTTCTACATCATGAATATTG tgaAACCGGACATGGTGGCTATTAGCAGGATCAATCATACATGCGTAGAAGTGGGATACCCAGACTCCTGGAACACACCATCATCTTACTTCCCTCTCATCTTCCAAGTGAAAGAGATTCGCTGTAGGAAACGCAAAAAATGTGACTGCTCCCAACTGAGCTCAATAGAG ACTTACCGCACACAAAGTCTCCAGCTGCCTGTTTCAAAAGGTAAAATGGTGTGTGTGAGAGCGAAGGATGAATTCTGTAATTCTTCTTGGAGCGAGTGGAGCCAGTACAA atgcaaGAAAAACCGGAAGCAGAGGAAACCAAAGTTAAAGATGCTATAA